The genomic window AGTTTAATTATTCATAGTGCTTATGAGATAAATAAGGCAGTTCCTTTAATTCAACAAGGACTGTGTATAGTTGAGTCATACATAGAAGTTGAGAGCGAATGGGAAGTGACTTTGTGTGTTAATGACGAAGGATATTATACTATCTTCCCATTTATGAGAATGGAAAAGACAAATGTCAATGATCTGTTTTATATTCAATCATTTGATGAATGGGATGATTTGAAAAAAGAAAGTACAAATCAAATGGAACTCATCACTAAAGTCATTGCTTCAGAGTTAGGTGTTTCAGGTACAGTAAAAGTGACTTTTTTTTTAACAAAAGAAGGGAACCTTTATGTCAATAATATTTCTATTTTTCCAAAAGAATACGATATCTTAACGATGACGTCATGTAATTTATCAATTTTTGATATGCATATTAAAAGCATTTGTAATTTTATGATTCCACCAGTGACGCAATTATCGCCTACCTATCTTTTACCAATCGGTGAAGAAAAAAAAGAGGATATTGCTAATCTAATGGATAAAAAGAATAAATGGCAGTTTTTTATTTATGAAGGATTTCGATACGAAAATATTTATGCTTTTGCACAAGTATATCCAACTAATTTACAAGAAAGTTTACAAGAAATAAAATATACAGGGTTAATTAGTGATTCTGTAAATGTTCAGGATGGTCAGAGTGAAAAAAGGTAAAACACAAAAGAGAGTTTATGATTATATCAAACAGCAAATTGAGACAGATACATGGTTAAATGGCTATCATATTATTGAACAAGATTTGGCAAATAGTTTATCTGTTAGTCGCACACCGATTAGAGGAGCGATTGCACAGCTAATTCAGGAAAAATATTTAAAAAAAGAAACAAATAGAGGCGTCATTGTTAGTAAAAATAAAATTAGTAACAAAGAGTTTGTTGAAAGAACACAACTAATCGAACTTCTTTGTTCACATTATTTATTCCAGCTTCAAATTAAAGAATACATGGTTGATAGAGAAGCATTTATATCATTAGTCGAGATAAATAAAAACAAACAATTAAATAAAGAAGAGTTTTATGACAAGTTTTGGCAATGTTTTTTAGTACCATTGAGTAACGACTTAATGAAAAAAACTATCATGACGCAAGTTTCAGCCATAAAGCTTGTCAAATTTCCTAATGCATCGATTGATTTTTTATATAAAGAAACCGAGCAGTTAGGTCAGAAGGTATCTCTATTGTTGCTAGATAGGAAATTTGAATTAGCTAGAAAAGAGCTGCGTGTTTACATTAATCGTTTAAATCTAGAGCTAATTGATCAACAAATATAAGGAGGAATGATGATGAAGTTATTACAAATTGGGACGTCTAATATCATGGCGTCACAACTTGCACTTGGGTGTATGAGAATGGCTGGTTTATCAAAAGAAAGAGCAAAAGAAGTAATAGAAACGTCTTTGGAATCAGGCATCAACTTTTTTGATCATGCTGATATTTATGGAGATGGAGAGTCTGAAGTGATTTTCTCTAAGGCAATAAAAGAAATAGATGTTAAGCGTGACGATATTTTTATTCAATCAAAGTGTGGAATTAGAAAAGGTTTCTATGATTTTTCTAAAGAGCATATCATTCAATCAGTTGAAGGCAGTTTAACCCGTTTAGGAACAGACTACCTTGATGTATTAGCATTGCATCGTCCTGATGCTTTGATGGAACCTGAAGAGGTGTCAGAGGCTTTTTACCAATTAAAAAAGGCTGGTAAAGTTCGATATTTTGGTGTCAGTAATTTTGCACCAACAACAGTTGAATTATTGCAACAATCATTGTCAGATAAACTAATAGTTAATCAATTACAGTTTGGATTGCAACATGCTAGCATGGTAACGAGTCAAATGAATGTTAATATGGAAAATGAATTGGGAATCAATCGAGATGGAGCAGTTTTAGACCATATGAGGTTAAAGCAAATGACCGTACAGGCTTGGTCTCCTTATCAATTTGGTTATTTTGACGGCGTATTCATTGATCATCCTGATTTTAAAGAGTTAAATGAATGTTTAAATAAATTAGCTAATTCATATAGTGTTACATCAACAGGAATTGCGACAGCTTGGATTAATCGACATCCGGCTAATATTCAAACAATTATTGGAAGTATGAATCCAAGTAGAATTAGAGATATCACTCAAGCAAGTGATATCAGGTTAACAAGAGAAGAATGGTATGAATTATATCAAGCTTCAGGCTTTACCTTATTATAAACAGTAAAGGATAGAAATATGGATATAAAAATAACAAAGTTAGAAAAAAAATATGGCTCATTGCAAGTACTATCAATTGATGATTTAACCTTTGAAACGGGAAAGTCATATGGAGTGATTGGCCCAAATGGTGCAGGTAAAACTACTCTTTTTAAATGTATGACCAATATCATTACAGATTATCAAGGTGATGTTAAAATTAATAATGTGTCAGTTCGCGATGACAATAGCATTCTATTTAATCTAGGGATTGTGTTAGATGGAGCTTCTGTTTATAAAGAAAGAACAGGTTGGTTTAATATTGAGTATTTCTCTGGATTAAGAGGAGAATTTGATGTAAACAAAGCAGAAGCGCTTGCAAGAGAATTAAATATTTCAGAATTTTTAGGAAGAAAAGTAAAAACTTATTCATACGGTACAATAAAAAAACTAATTTTATTGATTGCCTTATTACATGACCCTAAAATATTAATTCTTGACGAGCCATTTCGTGGGCTGGACACTGAGACAGTAGATTGGTTTAAGTTTTATCTTAAAAAAATGACTTCAGAAGGAATGACGTTAATCATTTCATCTCACGTAAAAAGCGACATCGAAACACTATGCGAGGAAGTTGTAATCTTGAAAAATGGTGAAAAAGTGCAACAGCTATCATTAGATGAAATGGATGATAAAAAAATTCGAGACATCGAGACATCAAACCAAGAGGCGTTCTTGGTGATTTTAGAAAATATGAACTATTACTCCAAAGTATTATCAAACGGCTGTGTAAGACTGGATATTGAAGATGTGAGATGGTCTGAAGTAAAAGACCGACTAAATGAGCAAGGCATCGAGATATTAGAAATGAAAAAAGTTACACTCTTAGATAATCATTTGAATGGAGGTAACAACTAAATGACAGCAACTCAGATTTTTAAGATGGAACTATTTAAATATACAAGGGACAGAACGTATATTATCACAACTGGTATATTAGCCATTATCAACATTCTTCTAACAGTATATTTTATGAATATTTTTGATAATATAAATCAGGTCAATGGACTTGAAAATGATTATTTATTTGGATTAATGATTATCCTCTTAGTTTTCACTATTTTTGCTAATATGATTTTTATGTTTGTTTATCCATTTCATTTAGTTTCAATGGATTATAAGAACAATGTCATGAGTATGCTGGTTTCTTCGGGAGTAAATAGAACACAACTCTTTTTCGCTAAAATAGGTGCGATATTTTTATGGAATATTATATTAACGTTAATCCTTGTATTCATTCCATCAGCACTTATTTTGTTCAGGTTCCAGCAAGTAGTGGATATCCAAACCATTTTATCAGGAATCTCAGCAGGATTTAATACAGTTGGTTTTTCATTTTTAGGAGTGATTGCCTCTAGTTTTATTTCATACATAAACAGTCTTGTGATAATTGCAACAGCTACTATTATGCTAAAAGGGAGTAATTTAACTATCTTCTTATTTATGGGATTATCTATGTTACAAGGAGTTATTACGAATACGTTATCTATTATTCCTACATCATTAGGATTTTCGATGACAGGAATCTTGATTATGAATAATTTGATTGTTGTAGTAATTACTTTGATTTTCGTTTTAATGTCATTACACTTTATGAAAACACAAAATCTTTAATTATTTTCAAGTAAACACGAACAATATTGGAAAAAAGTAAGAACTTTCATAAAAGCTCTTGCTTTTTTTTTATAATGATGTAGATTATCATAGGAATAGGAAACATTATTTAAATAATTTTAAATGAATATTCGTCTTTTTATTCCCGATATCACGTTTTGACTCTCTAGGAGGATGGAAATGAAGATTTTTGATTATGAAGACGTTCAATTAGTACCAAACAAATGTATTGTATCTAGTCGTTCGGAATGCGATACAACAGTGACACTGGGAGGCAGATCATTTAAGATGCCTGTTGTACCAGCCAATATGCAGACGATTATAGATGAACCAATTGCTGAATATTTAGCATCAAATGGCTACTTTTATATTATGCATCGTTTTAATGAACAAGCTAGAAAACAATTTATTACAGATATGCATGACAAAGGATTATTTGCTTCAATCAGTGTAGGTGTTAAGCCAACAGAATATGATTTTGTTAATGAACTAAAAGCTGAAAATTTAATCCCTGAATATGTTACCATTGACATTGCACATGGTCATTCTGATTCAGTGATTAATATGATTAAACATTTAAAGAAACAATTACCAGAAACGTTTGTTATTGCTGGAAATGTAGGAACTCCTGAAGCAGTAAGAGAATTAGAAAATGCTGGAGCTGACGCAACAAAAGTTGGGATTGGGCCTGGTAAAGTCTGTATCACGAAACTTAAGACAGGGTTTGGTACTGGTGGTTGGCAACTTGCAGCACTTAGAAGATGTAGTAAAGCAGCAAGAAAACCATTGATTGCTGATGGCGGTATCAGAACACATGGAGATATTGCAAAATCAATTCGTTTTGGTGCGACGATGGTCATGATTGGCTCATTGTTCGCTGGACACGAAGAATCTCCTGGTGAAATGAAAGAAGAAGATGGTGTATTATACAAAGAGTATTTTGGTAGTGCTTCTGAATTTCAAAAAGGTGAACATAAAAACGTTGAGGGTAAAAAAATATGGACACCGTTTAAAGGGAAACTAGAAGACACACTAAATGAAATGCAACAAGATTTACAATCTTCTATCTCTTATGCAGGTGGTAAAGATGTTGAGGCTATTCGTAAAGTTGACTATGTGATTGTTAAAAATTCCATTTTTAATGGTGATATTTTCTAAACAATAAAGTTTAACTACTAAGTGTTAATTGCTTAGTAGTTTTTTGTTTCGAATAACACTAATAAAATATGAGAGATATAAAACATAATAGTAGAAGTTGTTTTTTTATTGATGTATCATAATCTCTGATAGTAAAAAGGAGGAAAAGAATGAGGATTTTAATAACAAAATTAAAACAAAATAAGTCTTTAGTAGGTTTATCTTTGTTTATGACAGTTATCATGGTTGCATCTCAGTTGTGGCAACCAAAATTATTACAAAAAATCATGAATTCAATCATGACTGAAAATCAATCTGAGCTGAAAAAAGTAGGTATTATGTTAATTGTAGTGGCATTATTTGGTTTAGTTGCAGGGGTATTAAATACAATTTTTTCTGCGAAATTATCTCAAGAAGTTGCCTCAGATATTAGATCAGATGGATTTAAAAAGGTACAAGAGTTTTCGTTTGAAAATATCGAAACATTTTCGACAAGCAATCTTGTTATCCGTTTGACAAATGATATTACTCAAATTCAAAATGTCGTCATGATGATGTTTCAAAGTATCTTTAGAATACCCATTATGTTTATCGGGAGCTTTATTCTAGCGATGATGACTTTACCAAAATTGTGGTGGATTATTATTCTGTTAGTCGTTTTAGTTGTACTAACAGTAATGATTGTTTTTAGTATGATGGGAAAACACTTTGCAAAAATACAGCATTACTTAGAGAAAAGTAATGGTATAGCAAAAGAAAACTTAGCTGGGATGAGAGTGGTTAAATCATTCGTTCAAGAAAAAAATCAAATTAATAAATTTTCTGCTGTATCTGAAAAACTAACAAGTCATACGATTTCAGTGGGGAATTTATTTTCAATTATGATTCCAACATTCATGTTAATCTCGAACTTAGCGATTGTCATGTCTATCTATTTTACAGCGAATTTAGCTAAGACAGATATTGAGGCTATTAGTGCGGTTGTATCATTTATGAATTACTTAATGCAGATTATGATGAGTATTATTATTGGTGGTATGATGCTGATGATGGCATCACGTGGGATGGTTTCAATTAAACGTTTAAATGATATTCTTGAAACAAAACCAACATTGACTTATTTACCAGATAATGAATCAGAACCAATTAAAAATGGCGATGTATCATTTCACGACGTTAGTTTTACTTATGCTGGTGATGATATGCCAACTTTAAAAGATATTTCGTTTAAGATTGATCATGGGATGTCAGTTGGGATAGTCGGGGCAACAGGGTCAGGTAAATCGACTTTAGCACAATTGATTGCCCGTATGTATGACCCAACTACTGGGACAATACAAGTTGGTGATGCTGACTTAAAACATGTGAGCAAAGAAGAATTAAGAAACGCGATTGCGATTGTTTTACAGCGAGCGATTTTATTTTCTGGAACCATTGCAGACAATCTTCGCCATGGAGATGAGCATGCTGATGAAAAAGAATTGTATCGTGCGTCAACTATTGCACAAGCGTATGAATTTATCGAGCGTCAAATGGATGGGTTTGAAAGCCGAGTTGAAGAACGAGGGTCTAACTTTTCAGGTGGTCAAAAACAACGGTTATCCATTTCACGTGGGGTGATTGGTCATCCTAAAGTATTGATTTTAGATGATAGTACAAGTGCATTAGATGCTAAAAGTGAAAAATTAGTTAAAGAAGCTTTAGCTAAAGAATTATCTGATACAACTGTATTCATCATTGCCCAAAAGATTTCTTCTGTGGTTCAGGCAGATACTATCATAGTGCTGGATGAAGGTCATTTAGTTGCACAAGGAACACATCAAGAACTTTTACAAACAAGTGAGGTCTATAGAGAAATCTATGACACACAAAAATCAAAGGAGGTTGAGGTAATTGACTAAAAAAGAACCCAGTGTATTAAGCTTCTTTTGGACCTATTTAAAAGTCTATAAAGTGAAGTTTTTTGTGATTATTGTCGCAATTATTTTCTCAACTTACCTACAAGTTAAGGCACCCCAATTTACTGGTAAAGCAATAGAAGAATTAGCGAAATATGCGGGCACTTATATGTCTGTAGGACACGCAGATAAATCACCGTTTACGAGTGTGATAAAATTGTTAGTTGGTTTATATGTGTTAAATGCTATTTCAATGTTTATTCAAAATATTTTAATGTCTCGTGTAACAGGTCAATCGACGAATAGTATGAGAATTGGTTTATTTAAAAAGTTACAAACAATGACGATTCGTTTTTTTGATACACATCAACATGGCGATATTTTGAGCCGTTTTACCAGTGATTTAGATAATATATCAAATACAATGAATCAAGCACTGATTCAAGTATTGACTAATGTGTCGATGTTAATTGGTGTGACGTTCATGATGTTTAGAGAAAATGCTCAGATGACATGGATTACACTTGGTATGGCACCATTTGCAATTATTTTTGCAGTTGTCATCATCAAACAGGCTGAAAAGAAAGTTGGTATTCAGCAAGAAAGCGTCGGACGTTTGAATGGTTATATTGATGAAAAAATATCAGGTCAGAAAGTGATTATCACAAATGGATTAGAAGACCAAACAATCGAGGGATTTGAAAAGGTAAATAATGAAGTAAAAGAAGCAACATTTAAAGGACAAGTATATTCAGGCCTACTATTTCCAACTATGCAAGGTATTTCCTTATTAAATACTGCTATCGTGATTTTCGCTGGTGGTTGGTTAGTCAATAGTGGAAGTATTGAAAAAGCAGCAGGATTAGGTTTAATTGTGACGTTTATTCAATATTCACAACAGTTTTATATGCCACTCACTCAGATTTCTTCTCAGTTTAGTATGTTACAGTTGGCATTTACAGGAGCTAAAAGATTGAATCAAGTGTTCATTCAGCCAGATGAACCAAACGACAGTCATCTAGAAGCATTGACAGGATTGCATAAAGATGTGACGTTATCACATGTTGACTTTTCATACGAAAAAGATCGTCCTATTTTAAAAGATATTTCGATAGAAGCTAAGAAAGGGCAAATGGTGGCATTGGTTGGTCCAACTGGTTCAGGTAAAACAACCGTCATGAACTTATTAAATCGTTTCTATGATGTTGATTCTGGTAGTATTACGATAGATGGCCGTGATATTCGTGGCGTGACATTAGATAGTTTACGTTCACATATCGGGATTGTTCTACAGGATTCTATTCTTTTTTCTGGCACAATTAAAGATAATATCAAGTTTGGAAAACCAAGTGCGTCAGATGAAGAAGTCATATTTGCTGCTAAACAAGCGAATATTCATGAATTCATTATGTCACTTGAAGATGGTTATGACACCCTTGTCAGTGATGAAAATAGTGTCTTCAGTGTGGGACAGAAACAATTAATTAGTATTGCTCGTACAATTATTACGAATCCAGATTTATTAATATTAGATGAGGCGACAAGTAATGTTGATACCGTGACTGAAAGTCGGATTCAAAAAGCAATGGAAACTGTCATAAATGGTCGGACTAGTTTTGTTATTGCCCATAGGTTAAAGACAATCCTAGATGCAGACTTTATTGTGGTATTGAATCAAGGTGAAATTATAGAAGTTGGTACGCATGATACTCTGATAAATGAAGGTGGATTTTACGCGGAATTGTATCACAATCAATTTGTCTTTGAATAGAAAACAAAAGAACAATCTGTTACAGGTTGTTCTTTTTAAAGAAAATCGTTCAATTAACATATCTTTTTGATTAAATAAAATAATGATAATAGGCATCTACCCTATAATATTATTGAGTTTATAAAAATTATGACATAATTATAATAGATTTTTAATCAAAATATCGTTATAATGAGTGAGACTATGAAGAAATATATAAGTATACGAGAAAGGCATGTGTGTTTATGTCAAATAGGATTTTGATAATTGAAGATGAAAAAAATTTAGCTCGCTTTGTGGAATTGGAGTTAAAGCATGAAAAATATGAAACAGAAGTTCATTATAATGGACGTACCGGATTAGAGGCAGCGTTATCACAAGATTGGGATGCGATTTTATTAGATTTAATGTTACCTGAGTTAAATGGTTTAGAAGTCTGTCGTCGAATTCGTCAGGTGAAAAATACGCCTATTATTATGATGACAGCAAGAGATTCGGTCATTGATAGAGTATCTGGTTTAGATCACGGAGCAGATGACTATATTGTTAAACCATTTGCTATAGAAGAGTTATTAGCACGATTGCGAGCATTACTTCGCCGAATCGATATCGAAGGTGATAAAAATGTGACGAAACAAACGACATTATCTTATCGAAACTTAACAATTGAAAAAGAAAATAGGGTGGTTCGCCGAGGTGACGATATCATTGAACTAACTAAAAGAGAATACGAATTATTACTTATTTTAATGGAAAATGTTAATGTTGTACTTTCTAGAGATGTACTATTAAATAAAGTATGGGGCTATGAAATTGAAGTGGAAACAAATGTTGTAGATGTCTACATTCGTTATTTAAGAAATAAAATTGATGTTCCAGGAGAAGATAGTTATATCCAAACTGTTCGTGGAACTGGGTATGTAATGAGATCGTGATAAATAAGCTTAAAAGGAAATTTAATTGGCCCGCTAAATTTTCTTGGAAATCAATTACGTTGAAATGGACCATTCTAACATCATTAGTGATATCAATTTTATTTGCTGTGTTTGCAGTCATTTCGTATCAAATTAGTTCAAGATTAATGATTCAGCAAGAAGAGTTAACCTTTAATCGGACAATATCTGAGGTAACTAGCCGATTATCTAGAGGAACAGAGCCATTAAGTTTTAATAGCTCTGTTTTTTATCTGAAAGAATCGACCGGTGAATATGTTGGTGACAGTTATTACGGAGCCAGTACGTTAGAGTCTACTATGATGAATTTAAATAGCTTTATTTCTGAACTTTCAAGACCAGAAATGGATTTAAAAGTTTATAATACTGACGGTAATTTAGTTTTTGAAACAAAAAATCGCTATGTACCCTTTGATAAGTCGACTCAATCTGAAACAACAATTAGAACCTATGAATACGTTACAGGTTTGGTTTTACTAAAGCCAGTTTACTCTGATCAAACGGGGAAGTTAATCGGTTATGCACAAGGCTTTTATGATTTAGGTTTTTATTATAAATATCGACAACAATTATTACAAAATTTAGTAATTATAGGATTATTTGGTTTATTAGTCAGTGTGATGGTGAGCTTTTTATTATCAAGCTATTTTACCAGCCCTCTTAGGAAAATGGTAAGAACGCTAAATAATATTGAAACGGCACATAAGACTGGTCTTCGAATGCCAGTACCAAAATCAAATGATGAAATTTATGATTTAGCAAAAGCTTTTAATGATATGATTGAACGTATGGAACGATTTATTACGCAACAACAACAATTTGTTGAAGATGTGTCACATGAGTTAAGAACGCCTGTAGCTGTGATTGAAGGCCATCTGAATCTGTTGAATCGTTGGGGGAAAGATGACCCTGAAGTATTGGAAGAGTCTTTGAGTGCCTCACTACAAGAAATCACTCGTATGAAAAGTTTGGTACAAGAGATGCTTGATTTATCAAGAGCTGAGCAATCTGAGTTTCATTATAAAAATGAAACGTGCTTAGCAAAAGAAACAATCCAAACAACTGTAAGCAATTTTCAAATGCTTTACCCTGAATTTGTTTTTAATTTAGATGACGATGATTTAGATAATTCGGTTGAAATTAAGATGTATCGTAATCACTTTGAACAAATACTGATTATTTTATTAGATAATGCAGTGAAATATTCACGAGATAGAAAAGAAGTGATTATTTCAGCATCAAAATCTTATCAATATGTTGACTTAATGATTCAAGATTTTGGTGAGGGGATTTCTGAAGAGGAAATCGAAAAAGTGTTTAACCGCTTTTACCGAGTGGATAAAGCAAGAGCAAGACACACGGGTGGTAATGGCTTAGGTTTATCTATAGCTCAACAGCTTATTGAAAATTACAATGGGACAATTAATGTGAAAAGTCACGTCAATTTAGGTACGGCATTTTATTTATCTATTCCATATGTAGTCAAACAAAAAAATCCACAAATACCAACTGTTACAGAATAAAAAAGTATCTATCGAGATCTGCTATTAAAAGCGAGATTAAGATAGATACTTTTTATTTTAATTATCGTAATAAAGAAAGAAAATCGTCATTGGATATTTTTTGATCAAAATCAAAATCATCAACAATTAAAGTTGGAACAAAGTGCACATCGGCGTTTGCAGCTTCTTCTACAATATCTTGTAGCATTTTTTGATTATCTTGTTTGATTAACCCAAGTGTTTCCTCAGCAAATTCTCGTACTTCTTCTTGTGTGCTGAGAGATCCCCATTGACTTTGTGAATTATAGATATCTGTGATAACTTTAATTGCTTGTTCATTTGCTGGCACGTACTCATGCATCACATTGCCTAATGATAAACTAGCAGAATCTTTATTAAAAAGTTTAATCACGTAATGCAGATTTTCGCTGTTCACTTCTTTTGAGATTAAATCTAATTTTTCATCCCACCATTGTTTACAAAACGGGCAACGTAGATTAACAAATTCAAACAATAAATTTGGTGCATCAGCTTTACCAATTTTGATTCCAACAGAGCTAGTTACTTTTGTTGGATCGATTTTTTTTGTACCCATTGACTCATCTCCTTATTTTAAGGCAGCACTGTTAACCATTACTTCATCAATTAAGCCGTATTTTTTTGCTTCCTCAGCTGACATAAAGTTATCACGATCAGTATCTTGTTCGATGATGTCTAGTGGTTGACCTGTGTTTTCAGCTAAGATTTTATTTAATCTCTCACGCGTATTTAAAATATGGCGTGCTGCAATTTCGATTTCTGTCGCTTGCCCTTGAGCTCCTCCCAGAGGTTGATGAATCATGATTTCTGCGTTTGGTAATGCAAATCGTTTCCCTTTTGTTCCAGATGACAGTAGAAAACTTCCCATTGAGGCTGCCATACCTAAAACAATGGTCTGGATATCAGATTTGACAAAGTTCATT from Vagococcus martis includes these protein-coding regions:
- a CDS encoding HAMP domain-containing sensor histidine kinase encodes the protein MKWTILTSLVISILFAVFAVISYQISSRLMIQQEELTFNRTISEVTSRLSRGTEPLSFNSSVFYLKESTGEYVGDSYYGASTLESTMMNLNSFISELSRPEMDLKVYNTDGNLVFETKNRYVPFDKSTQSETTIRTYEYVTGLVLLKPVYSDQTGKLIGYAQGFYDLGFYYKYRQQLLQNLVIIGLFGLLVSVMVSFLLSSYFTSPLRKMVRTLNNIETAHKTGLRMPVPKSNDEIYDLAKAFNDMIERMERFITQQQQFVEDVSHELRTPVAVIEGHLNLLNRWGKDDPEVLEESLSASLQEITRMKSLVQEMLDLSRAEQSEFHYKNETCLAKETIQTTVSNFQMLYPEFVFNLDDDDLDNSVEIKMYRNHFEQILIILLDNAVKYSRDRKEVIISASKSYQYVDLMIQDFGEGISEEEIEKVFNRFYRVDKARARHTGGNGLGLSIAQQLIENYNGTINVKSHVNLGTAFYLSIPYVVKQKNPQIPTVTE
- a CDS encoding thioredoxin domain-containing protein, which codes for MGTKKIDPTKVTSSVGIKIGKADAPNLLFEFVNLRCPFCKQWWDEKLDLISKEVNSENLHYVIKLFNKDSASLSLGNVMHEYVPANEQAIKVITDIYNSQSQWGSLSTQEEVREFAEETLGLIKQDNQKMLQDIVEEAANADVHFVPTLIVDDFDFDQKISNDDFLSLLR
- the clpP gene encoding ATP-dependent Clp endopeptidase proteolytic subunit ClpP, with translation MNLIPTVIEQSARGERAYDIYSRLLKDRIIMLSGPIDDNVANSVIAQLLFLDAQDPEKDIYLYINSPGGSVSAGLAIYDTMNFVKSDIQTIVLGMAASMGSFLLSSGTKGKRFALPNAEIMIHQPLGGAQGQATEIEIAARHILNTRERLNKILAENTGQPLDIIEQDTDRDNFMSAEEAKKYGLIDEVMVNSAALK